The Humulus lupulus chromosome 3, drHumLupu1.1, whole genome shotgun sequence genome window below encodes:
- the LOC133822115 gene encoding galactinol synthase 1, producing the protein MGPEVAVEVINGKVSAHVNGGTTYSSSKRAYVTFLAGNGDYVKGVVGLAKGLRKVKSAYPLVVAILPDVPEEHRHILRSQGCIVREIDPIYPPENQIQFAMAYYVINYSKLRIWNFVEYSKMMYLDADIQVFENIDHLFDMDDGYFYATMDCFCEKTWSHSVQFKIGYCQQCPDRVKWPAEMGPPPPLYFNAGMFVFEPSSLTYQNLLHTLKITPPTPFAEQDFLNMFFEKVFKPIPLEYNLVLAMLWRHPENVDFNQVKVAHYCAAGSKPWRFTGKEANMDREDINILVTKWWEIYNDESLDYKPENALTANDEDTNFSRTSSIMASMPEPRMAYIPAPSAA; encoded by the exons ATGGGTCCAGAAGTGGCTGTGGAGGTGATCAACGGTAAGGTCTCAGCTCATGTGAATGGTGGGACTACATACTCTTCTAGTAAAAGGGCTTACGTAACTTTCTTAGCTGGTAATGGTGATTACGTGAAAGGGGTGGTGGGATTGGCCAAGGGCTTGAGGAAAGTGAAGAGTGCTTACCCACTTGTGGTGGCAATACTGCCTGATGTGCCTGAAGAACACCGTCACATTTTAAGGTCTCAGGGTTGCATCGTCCGAGAGATTGACCCCATCTATCCACCTGAAAATCAGATTCAGTTTGCCATGGCTTATTATGTCATCAACTACTCTAAGCTCCGTATTTGGAAT TTTGTGGAGTACAGCAAGATGATGTATTTGGATGCGGATATTCAAGTGTTCGAAAACATAGATCATCTATTTGATATGGATGATGGGTACTTCTACGCTACGATGGATTGCTTCTGTGAGAAAACATGGAGCCACTCAGTGCAGTTCAAGATTGGATATTGCCAACAGTGCCCTGATAGGGTTAAATGGCCAGCTGAGATGGGTCCTCCTCCACCCTTGTATTTCAACGCTGGCATGTTCGTGTTCGAGCCCAGTTCTTTAACCTATCAAAACCTTCTTCACACTCTCAAAATTACTCCACCCACTCCTTTTGCAGAACAA GATTTCTTGAACATGTTCTTTGAAAAAGTGTTCAAGCCAATACCCCTTGAATACAACCTTGTTTTGGCCATGTTATGGCGTCACCCAGAGAACGTCGATTTCAACCAAGTAAAGGTGGCGCACTATTGTGCTGCT GGATCGAAACCATGGCGTTTCACTGGCAAGGAAGCTAACATGGATCGAGAAGACATTAACATCTTGGTGACCAAATGGTGGGAGATATACAACGACGAGTCACTCGACTACAAGCCCGAAAACGCACTTACTGCTAATGACGAAGACACTAATTTCTCAAGGACCTCATCGATCATGGCTTCAATGCCAGAGCCAAGGATGGCCTACATTCCAGCACCCTCTGCTGCCTGA
- the LOC133822120 gene encoding ADP-ribosylation factor 2 — MGLTFTKLFSRLFAKKEMRILMVGLDAAGKTTILYKLKLGEIVTTIPTIGFNVETVEYKNISFTVWDVGGQDKIRPLWRHYFQNTQGLIFVVDSNDRDRVVEARDELHRMLNEDELRDAVLLVFANKQDLPNAMNAAEITDKLGLHSLRQRHWYIQSTCATSGEGLYEGLDWLSNNIANKA, encoded by the exons ATGGGGCTGACCTTCACCAAGCTTTTCAGCCGGCTTTTTGCCAAGAAAGAGATGCGAATTCTGATGGTTGGTCTTGATGCAGCTGGTAAGACAACCATCCTCTACAAGCTCAAGCTCGGTGAGATCGTCACCACAATTCCTACCATTG GTTTCAACGTGGAGACTGTGGAATACAAGAACATCAGCTTCACTGTTTGGGATGTGGGGGGTCAAGACAAG ATCCGTCCCTTGTGGAGGCACTACTTCCAAAACACGCAGGGTCTCATATTTGTGGTGGACAGCAATGACAGAGATCGTGTTGTTGAGGCTAGGGATGAATTACATAGGATGTTGAACGAG GATGAGCTGCGCGATGCTGTTCTTCTTGTTTTTGCTAACAAACAAGATCTTCCAAACGCAATGAATGCAGCTGAGATCACTGATAAGCTCGGTCTTCATTCTCTCAGGCAGCGCCACTG GTACATCCAGAGCACATGTGCAACTTCAGGAGAGGGATTGTACGAGGGTCTGGATTGGCTCTCCAACAACATTGCCAACAAG GCATAA